AATGCGGTAGTTATCGATTGAGAGGATTCTGGATCGCAGGTCCAGCACATCGTCAATCAGCGGATTGTTCTTCAGGATGCGTTGTACCTGTTCTTTCGTCTCTGGTGGGATACTGGGACCGACCAGCAGTTCCTGGTTCCGGATAATCAACCAGACGGCAATCCCCCCCAAGAGAACACCAATTCCAATAGAGCCGATGGCATCCCAGTAGGGGGATCCGGTCATCTTGGTAAGCAGAATTGCGATCAGTGCGATAATCACCCCCAGGCAGGCAGCACCATCTTCGAGAATGACGGCAACGGAGGCCGGGTCAGCTTCCTTACGCAGATACTGATGAAACGCCTTTTTCTCTTTCTGAGCGTTTTTCCACTCGGTCTTAAGCGCGAGAAAGAAAACTACACCATCGATAACCAAGGCAAACAGGAGCGCCGCGATGGCCCATTTCATTTCGCCAAAGTTGAGCTCAGGTGGATGAAACAGCGATTGCACACCGTGGTACACCGTCACTCCACAGCCCAGGAAAAAAATCCCGACTGCGGAAATCAATGCCCAGACATACCGTTCACCAGCGTAGCCATACTCATAACGACGGTCCGGCATCCGGTCAGCACGTACCAGACCAATGAGCAGCAGTAACTGGTTAAGGAAGTCGGCGACTGAGTGAATCGTCTCGGACAGCATGGCTCCCGAACCGGTGATCAGGAAGGTCGTTCCTTTGGCGATCGAAATCAGGGCATTTCCTGTCAGGGCGGCTACGACCGCGAATCGGGAATTACTTTGAGCCATACCGGGATGCTCCTCGTGTTCTGCTGGAAGTTCAGTCACAATGCTATCGACTGACCAAAATAACAGAACCTTGGGGCGAGTTCCAATCGGACCGATGTAAAAAAAGCCCTTCAACCTCTGGATTGAAGGGCTTAAATCAGATCAGGGTCTTACTTAGCAGTGCTGGCCTGGGCGTTGTTGAGTTTCTTGGAGAATTCAATTTCTGCCTGCCAGTGTTTGACTTCATTCTGAGCGGCAGCCAGTGCGCTGGCGGCCGACTTGGCTGCGTTCTGAGAAGCAGTCGCCTTGTCGGTCGCCGGTTTCAGAGATTTCTGCAGAGCAGCTACTTTTGCCTTGGCCGCATTCAGCGCATCCGTTGTCTGTTTGATTTGCGGCGTGTAAGTTGCAATTTTCTGCTGGTTCTCTTTAACGGCTGCCTGATGTGTGGCCACTATTTTCTGCTCGGCTGCGATGGCTGCAGTGCGCTTGTCGACGGCCGCTTTCAACTTGGCAGCAGCTTCGGCAAGCTCTTTGTCGCCAGCAGCCTGTTTACTAACAGCGTCAGCCTTTGCATGTGCTTCCTTGATTGCCGGGAGTGGTTTTCCAATTTCGGTAATCTTGTTCGTGGAAGCCGTCACACCGGCCTGTGCACCTGCCAGAGCTTTCTGGGCGGCTGCCAGGTTGCCATTCAGGCTGTTTAACTGATTCTGCAGATCGGTCTGCTGTTTTTGAGAAGCAGCAATGTCTGCGTTAATCTTAGTCACTGCAGCCTGGTCTGCCTGGGCGGTCGCTGCCAGTTTCTGGTGATTGGCTTGCGCTGCACTCAGGCTGGCTGTCGCTTTCGACAGTCGCTCGGATAATGGAAGCGGATTGGCTGTCAGTTCACCTGCTTCTTTTCCATCGGCGGCGTTCCAGACTTTGATCTTTCCGGTCCAGTCAGAAGAGATCACCTGGTTGGTTTCATCACAGATCGTGACACAGACGCCGATATCTCCAAAAGCAGGGAAGGCACGCAGCTGTTTGCCCGCCTGATCCCAGAGTTTGGTGACCTTGTCACGGCCGGTGGTGACCAGACGACCGTCGCGGGCGAATTCCACACTGGATGTTCCGCCGCCATGGGCGTTCCAGGATTTAATATTATTCCCGTTTTGAACTTCCCAGAGTTTTACGGACTGATCTTCGCTACTGGTGGCAACCAGGTTGGAGTCGGACCGCCAGGTGATTCCGGTGATTCCGCCTTTATGTCCCTTGAGTGTGAGATACTCATTTCCCGTTGCTGCTTCCCAGACAAACGCACCGCCGTTCCGGTCTCCGGAACAGAGCAGGACGGAATCAGGGCTGAAGGCCAGCGAGGTCATCCAGTCGGTGTGTTTACGGATTTCGTAAGCGAGTTCGCCCGTGCTGGTGGAATAAACGCGAATGACTTTGCTGGGGCTGCCCAGGGCGATAAAACGCTGATCGGAGCTGATGTCAGCACAAAGGACGGCATCCAGTTCGTCACCAACTTCAAAGAGACGCTTTCCGGTTTTGACATCCCAGACCACAACGCGGCCACTGGCAGCAGCATGTCCGCCACCGGCCAGTAAGAGACTGCCATTCCGGCTGAATTTCAGGACATGAGCTACGCCTTCAGGGAAGGGGAGCACCCCCAGAAGTTCCAGGGTTTTAGTGTTGTAGAGCAGAACCTGTTTCTGACCAGCAACAGCAGCCAGAGGGGACCAGGGGTTGGTGGCCATAGCCGTGATGGCGGTAGGCAGGCTGCTGTGCACAACCGGGTCCAGGTTCAAGTGTGGCGGCATGGGAGGCGGTCCATCCGGTTTCCCGGAAGATGCGCCCTGCAATGAGAAATCAAACTTTGGTTTTTTGATGCTGACCTTACTACCTGCATTTTCTGGAGCACCGATGCTGATCCATTCCTGAATCAAAGCCAGTTCTTTATCGGGAAGCTTGTCCGATTTGGGAGGCATGAAGGGTTCGGAATCGTGTGTAACCAGCATATACAGATAGCTGCCTTCGGCGTCGCCGGGCGCAATTGATTCACCCGCGGCGCCACCCTGCATCAGACCGGTGTAGTTGGTCAGATCGAGGCCGGAAGCTTTCTTATCGGTGTTATGACAGGCAAAACACTTCGCCCGAAAAATCGGTTTGATGTGTTCGTCATAGGTGACTTTCGGCTTCTTGTCTTTCTCGTCCTTTTTTTTGTCTTCCGCAGACAGAGGAGATAACATCAGTGTGACAGTCAATCCGGCTGCAAGCAGAGTGTTACAGATCTGGCGGCACCGGTTTGCAGTGATTAAGTTTTTCATAGTTTCAGCCATATATTAAATCGGGCTTAAAGGTCTCAGTCTGGAATCAGAGGGCTTTAGTGGTTAAAGATAAATTCACGCGAGTTCAGCAATGACCAGAAGATGTCATTTAACGCGTTCTGTTCGTCTTTTTTGTTTTCATCCAGGACCTGAACCAGGGTGGAATATTCCTTGTCAGTCGGTTTACGGGTCAGGCAGGAAATATACATTTCATCCACGATCTCCAGTGGCTTCTTGCCGGCTTTGATTCGGGAATCTACAAATTTACCCTGCACGATCTTACTGTTGACGGTATCGCCGTTGAGCAGGTGAAGAGCCTGTGACAGACTGGGTTCCATCCGGACTTCACACGAACAGACGGTGTCACGCTTGGCACGACCAAAGGTGGTCAGGAAGTAGTTGGTTGTGTTTCCGTCGGCGATCTGCACTGCCCGTGCTCCCAGCGGTAAGCCGCGGAATTTATTGGGTGCACTGGTGACCTGGGAAATACAGTCCAGCAGAACTTCAGCACGCAAACGACGTGGATGTGCATGTGAGAAGTTTGTCAGATCGTTTTCATTGGATGGATTAGTCTGTGTGGAAAGCTGGTAAGTTCTCGAAGTACAGATATCGCGAACCAGCTTCTTGAAGTCGTAGTTGTAATCGGTGAACCGTTTGGCGAGTTCATCCAGCAGTTCCGGGTTGACCGGAGGATTACTGATGCGGACGTCATCCACTTCATTGATAATGCCTTTACCGAAGAAGTGTGCCCAGACGATGTTACTCAGGTTCGTTGCAAAGTAAGGGTTTTCATTGGAGGCGAGCCAGTTGGCCAGCACGACGCGGCGGTCTTTACCTTTAACTTCAGGTTGTGCACCACCCAGGAATTTGGGCTGCATGACCCGGTTATCAACCAGATGTCGGACTTCGCCGCTGCCTCGGTTGTAGATAATAGATTCGCGGGGGTCCTCACTGCCTTTACGTCCCACCTGTGAGAAGAATGCAGCGAAGCTGTAGTAATCGTCCATCGTCCAGCGGTCGAACGGATGGTTGTGACACTGGGCACATTGAATTCGCATGCCCATGAATACCTGGGCCACGTTTTCAGCGACTTTGAGAGTGTCACGTTCGTTTTCGTAATAGTTGGTCGCAGCATTAGCAAAAGTACCGCCGGTCGAACCGAGTAGTTCCTGTACCATTTTATCGAGGGGCACGTTGCTGGCGATTCTTTCCTGCAGCCAGTTGTAATATAGTAATGCTGACTTGTAACTGATGCGGTTATTGACTGTGCGGATCTGCAGAAGCTCAGACCATTTCATCACCCACATCTCGACAAACTCTTTACGGTTGAGTAACTGATCAACCAGTTTCTCCCGTTTCTTGGGATCTTTGTCAGCGACGAAAGTATTGAATTCTTCAATGGTGGGCATTACGCCGCAGATGTCCAGGCTGGCACGACGCAGGAATTCGGGATCGGAACAGACTTCAGAGGGAACAACCCGCAGCTTTTTCAGCTTGTTGTGTATCAGGGTATCCACATAGTTGTATTCCGGAACATTGGGCCATTCGAAGTCCAGGCCCTTGGGGAGTACCACAAAGTGAGATCCGACCGTGTGTGTGTCGAAGCGGGCCATAATGAAGGCTTCGCCCCGATTGTTTGCGGTGATCTTACCATCTTTGGTAATGGTGGCTGAGTTGTCGTTGTTTGATGAGAAGGCTGACAGAGTCGTTACGTCACGAGTCGTGCCATCTGAATAGTAGGCCAGAACGGACACCTGCTGTGTGGTGCCTTTCCCGTCCATTACCCCACCTTTGGGATAGATTTCCACCTTATCAACAGTCGGAATTGCGCCCGCGTCGTAAGGAGCACCTGCCTGCAGCCAGCGTAAAGACGCGTTATAATATTCTGAGTCTTTTTCGTAGAGTTTACCGCCGGTGTGAGGAACAGCGCCGATGGCTTTTTCAAGCAGCAGGCTTTCCTGAGGCATACTCAGGTTAATTCGACGACCGCTGAGTTCACGGGTTAGACGATGATAGTCTCCCTTGGGGTCAAACCCGAACAGTGAGAGGCGGAAGCCGTCCTTACCGCGGGCAGCACCGTGGCAGCTACCGGTGTTACAGCCAGCCCGCATGAATGTAGGCATGACGTCCAGGGTAAAACTGATGGGACGGTCTTCTTTTGCTTTAGTAACCTTGGAGTGCAGCTTGACACTCGCACCGCCGAAAGTGGTAACCACATCGGTCTCACCATCGCCGGCCGGGTAAATCATATTGTTTTCGATACGCACGATGCCTTCTTTGGTCGGCTTGAACTGAAGTTTCGTGGTGACGTCTTCGGTCAGACCGTTGTCATAAACTGCCTGTCCGATTATGGATTGTCGATCCCGGCTGGTCGTGAGCTGGATATCCTGAGGATACACATTCAGTTGAACCATCTTGGGAGCTGGTTTTGGAGGGGCCGGTTTGGGAGCAGCAGGCTGCGCGGGGGCCGGTTTTGTCTCCGCTGGTTTCGTTTCAGCCGGTTTGGCTTCAGCAGGCTTGGGGGGCTCTGCTTTGACCGGTTCCGTTTTGTCTGCTGCAGTTACGAGAGAGATTCCACCCGCCAGGAAGGCCAGGGTGAGAAAACTGCGAGTGATTGTTTGATGACGCCACATAATCGAAAACCTTTTCTGGTCAACAGGAATTAGTTGATCAAGGTGATATAAACGTAATGCTCTGAGTCTAAATCAGAGTTTGAGCGATTGAAGTTGAAGACTACTTGGTACCCTCTTCCAGTCGTTTTTTAGCCTCGAGACGGAGCTGCTCCAATCGAGTCAAACGCTTGGGTTCTTCCTTCTTGGGTTCTTCTTTTTTCGCTACGGTTTTAGGTTTGGCCGGTTCGTCTTTTTTAGGTGGAAGCGGCTTGTCAATCCGCAGCTCGGTTCGGCCAGCGGTATGTACGACGGTTTCACCGTTCACAGGAACTTCGACCTGACAGAACAGGCTCTTATGCCGTCCCTGAGGAGAAGCCGGATCCGTTTTTACTTTGAAGATCAGTTCTTTGCTCTCTTTGTTGAAGGTGATATCTTCTGTGGTCACTTTCGGAGGCAGACCGACCAGTTTAACTTTGGCATCTCCATCGAAGGGAGTCTTGAGGTCAACCTTGCAGATGATCTCAGTCTCTTTTCCCTGTTCGACGGCAGTACGTGCGAGATCCAGGTCAACGTAGGAATCTGCAACTTCCAGATTTGCCAGCTGTGAGGAAACCCAGGCATTGCCACCCACGTTAGCCGAACCAATGACGAAGACCTTCCATTTTTTTATCTCGGCCTTGCTGTTGGCGTTGATCGGGTAGAAGGCTTCATTTTTGCCCTTGGGGATCGTAACCCGGCTGGAAGCACCCACTCCCGGTGGACGGAAGGGGAACTGGAGGGTAATCGCTTCGTCGAAACCTTCTTTTCGAGTAGCGACAACTTTGAGTTGTAACGAGCCGTTCCGTGCCAGCGGGGCTTTGGGTTCAACGATATCGAGTTTGAAAGGAACTTCCTCGACAACCGCGACTGGAATCTGGGCGACGTCTTTCATCCACAACAGCTGGTTATTCCGCACGCGAACCAGGTCGGCCCGGTTGGTGAAGACCCCCGAAATATTCAGTTTAGGATCGACATGTTTTCCCTTAAGGGCGATCAATTCGCCTTCAACGGGAGCATCAGCGGCTGCTTCAAAGACCACGGGCATCGTTGTCAGATTCGCTGCCATCGGTTCGGCGACAACTTTAACTCCCTTGGGGAAGTTCGAAGAATCGAGAGCGATTTCGCCACCAAAGTTAGAACGGCTGGCACTGATGACTGCTGCAAAACGGTTGCCCCGAGGGACTACAATCTGCTGTCGCTCCTGGGAGTAACGGGCATTGCGGGGAATGCCCAGTTCGAGGCTGGGTGAGACCGGCAGCATTTCAATGCGGTAGACAAAATCGGCTCCACCACGCGAAAGGTGATCGGTGATGGAGATATAGTAATCTCCATCAGCAGGGAACTTATAACGGAAGTAGCTGTCGGGACCACGTGAGTCGTCGTTGCCGGCAACGCGACCGAATTTGGCGTTATACAGGTTCACAACCGCATCAAGTGGAGAACGGATGCGACGGGCGTAGCATTCGATTTCCAGGGTCTGGTCTTTCTTGCCCTGAAATTTGAAGTAATCAATATCACCGTCGGTTTCGATGATCCCGTTAAATGCATTGGGCAGTGCTGCTGCAGAAGCCGTTTTGAAGTCGTTGTTGGGCTCCTGTTCCATGGAGTTACCATGAGGGAACAGGCGGAATACGTTTCCAGAGGGAGCGGTTCCCCCGGCATCGCTGGCGAACAGTTCGAACTCAGCATCCGGCTTATCCGGGAGCTGGAATTCCTGAACCAGGTTATCGACGGTATTCCCTTTGAAGGTGACTTTCTGTTTGGATCCCAGTTGGCCGCCAGCGGGATAAACGGCTGTCGGACGAGGATAAGTACCGACGTGCAGACGGTAGAATGCAGCACCGTTTCCGCCGTATGAACTGTCACGAACCAGGATCGTGTATTTGCCATCAGCGGGTGCGATTACCGAGACCGCGGCATCATTTCTCAGCAGGGGGAGATCGTCTTCGGCTTTGAGCTCAAAACGTTTTTCGTCCAGGATGGCGATGTAGGGGTCGAACAGTGTGGTCGCCAGACGAATGCCCTCGATTTCTGCAGAGATGCGGTCACCTTTTTTAGCCGTGACAACATAGTGATCCACGTCTTCATTCTGAACGACACCACTCACTGTGTGGTTCATTTCAATGGACTGGGGCGTTTCGAATTCGCTGTTCGGTTCTTTTTCGGCGATCTCGGGGAAAGGCCCGACCCAGAAGGTTTTGTACTCGGAGACACCGGTTTTGGTACGGACCTGGAAAGTATGCTCACCCAAGGCACAGTCGGGGGCGATTTTGACTGTCGCGGTGCAGATGTTCTTGTT
This is a stretch of genomic DNA from Gimesia sp.. It encodes these proteins:
- a CDS encoding DUF1549 domain-containing protein, producing MWRHQTITRSFLTLAFLAGGISLVTAADKTEPVKAEPPKPAEAKPAETKPAETKPAPAQPAAPKPAPPKPAPKMVQLNVYPQDIQLTTSRDRQSIIGQAVYDNGLTEDVTTKLQFKPTKEGIVRIENNMIYPAGDGETDVVTTFGGASVKLHSKVTKAKEDRPISFTLDVMPTFMRAGCNTGSCHGAARGKDGFRLSLFGFDPKGDYHRLTRELSGRRINLSMPQESLLLEKAIGAVPHTGGKLYEKDSEYYNASLRWLQAGAPYDAGAIPTVDKVEIYPKGGVMDGKGTTQQVSVLAYYSDGTTRDVTTLSAFSSNNDNSATITKDGKITANNRGEAFIMARFDTHTVGSHFVVLPKGLDFEWPNVPEYNYVDTLIHNKLKKLRVVPSEVCSDPEFLRRASLDICGVMPTIEEFNTFVADKDPKKREKLVDQLLNRKEFVEMWVMKWSELLQIRTVNNRISYKSALLYYNWLQERIASNVPLDKMVQELLGSTGGTFANAATNYYENERDTLKVAENVAQVFMGMRIQCAQCHNHPFDRWTMDDYYSFAAFFSQVGRKGSEDPRESIIYNRGSGEVRHLVDNRVMQPKFLGGAQPEVKGKDRRVVLANWLASNENPYFATNLSNIVWAHFFGKGIINEVDDVRISNPPVNPELLDELAKRFTDYNYDFKKLVRDICTSRTYQLSTQTNPSNENDLTNFSHAHPRRLRAEVLLDCISQVTSAPNKFRGLPLGARAVQIADGNTTNYFLTTFGRAKRDTVCSCEVRMEPSLSQALHLLNGDTVNSKIVQGKFVDSRIKAGKKPLEIVDEMYISCLTRKPTDKEYSTLVQVLDENKKDEQNALNDIFWSLLNSREFIFNH
- a CDS encoding cation diffusion facilitator family transporter codes for the protein MAQSNSRFAVVAALTGNALISIAKGTTFLITGSGAMLSETIHSVADFLNQLLLLIGLVRADRMPDRRYEYGYAGERYVWALISAVGIFFLGCGVTVYHGVQSLFHPPELNFGEMKWAIAALLFALVIDGVVFFLALKTEWKNAQKEKKAFHQYLRKEADPASVAVILEDGAACLGVIIALIAILLTKMTGSPYWDAIGSIGIGVLLGGIAVWLIIRNQELLVGPSIPPETKEQVQRILKNNPLIDDVLDLRSRILSIDNYRIKVDLSFDPEELSKRLKKKALAAYPQIQSEQDFEEFCQKYTRDILDTLAEEIDKIEAEIQRQVPEARHLDLEAN
- a CDS encoding PPC domain-containing protein, with the translated sequence MLQNFKSVCTGILTLALSLLLVDSAWATDPSLNYVRPRGGQRGTEVELTFIGARLSDAVEILSYKKGFEFKDIKENPKNKNICTATVKIAPDCALGEHTFQVRTKTGVSEYKTFWVGPFPEIAEKEPNSEFETPQSIEMNHTVSGVVQNEDVDHYVVTAKKGDRISAEIEGIRLATTLFDPYIAILDEKRFELKAEDDLPLLRNDAAVSVIAPADGKYTILVRDSSYGGNGAAFYRLHVGTYPRPTAVYPAGGQLGSKQKVTFKGNTVDNLVQEFQLPDKPDAEFELFASDAGGTAPSGNVFRLFPHGNSMEQEPNNDFKTASAAALPNAFNGIIETDGDIDYFKFQGKKDQTLEIECYARRIRSPLDAVVNLYNAKFGRVAGNDDSRGPDSYFRYKFPADGDYYISITDHLSRGGADFVYRIEMLPVSPSLELGIPRNARYSQERQQIVVPRGNRFAAVISASRSNFGGEIALDSSNFPKGVKVVAEPMAANLTTMPVVFEAAADAPVEGELIALKGKHVDPKLNISGVFTNRADLVRVRNNQLLWMKDVAQIPVAVVEEVPFKLDIVEPKAPLARNGSLQLKVVATRKEGFDEAITLQFPFRPPGVGASSRVTIPKGKNEAFYPINANSKAEIKKWKVFVIGSANVGGNAWVSSQLANLEVADSYVDLDLARTAVEQGKETEIICKVDLKTPFDGDAKVKLVGLPPKVTTEDITFNKESKELIFKVKTDPASPQGRHKSLFCQVEVPVNGETVVHTAGRTELRIDKPLPPKKDEPAKPKTVAKKEEPKKEEPKRLTRLEQLRLEAKKRLEEGTK
- a CDS encoding c-type cytochrome domain-containing protein, with protein sequence MLSPLSAEDKKKDEKDKKPKVTYDEHIKPIFRAKCFACHNTDKKASGLDLTNYTGLMQGGAAGESIAPGDAEGSYLYMLVTHDSEPFMPPKSDKLPDKELALIQEWISIGAPENAGSKVSIKKPKFDFSLQGASSGKPDGPPPMPPHLNLDPVVHSSLPTAITAMATNPWSPLAAVAGQKQVLLYNTKTLELLGVLPFPEGVAHVLKFSRNGSLLLAGGGHAAASGRVVVWDVKTGKRLFEVGDELDAVLCADISSDQRFIALGSPSKVIRVYSTSTGELAYEIRKHTDWMTSLAFSPDSVLLCSGDRNGGAFVWEAATGNEYLTLKGHKGGITGITWRSDSNLVATSSEDQSVKLWEVQNGNNIKSWNAHGGGTSSVEFARDGRLVTTGRDKVTKLWDQAGKQLRAFPAFGDIGVCVTICDETNQVISSDWTGKIKVWNAADGKEAGELTANPLPLSERLSKATASLSAAQANHQKLAATAQADQAAVTKINADIAASQKQQTDLQNQLNSLNGNLAAAQKALAGAQAGVTASTNKITEIGKPLPAIKEAHAKADAVSKQAAGDKELAEAAAKLKAAVDKRTAAIAAEQKIVATHQAAVKENQQKIATYTPQIKQTTDALNAAKAKVAALQKSLKPATDKATASQNAAKSAASALAAAQNEVKHWQAEIEFSKKLNNAQASTAK